One stretch of Williamwhitmania sp. DNA includes these proteins:
- a CDS encoding HIRAN domain-containing protein — protein MKALGNIFLTWRKGKGERRKIVGTIRRGSSSSVRFNYNLEAVQEAYKEGFSPYTDFPEIDKTYTDNVLEVFGQRLIKTDRSDINRFLDFWAINPKFKDDKYYMLAHTQGMLSTDNFEFLVDFHPVKDLCFITEISGLTSRSIPSETIQVGDELRWEVEPKNSHDKNAVKVFKGDSVLGYVKIIHNRVFHKKNGNRLKIKVKQIEKNGHLNRVFIQVSF, from the coding sequence GTGAAAGCGTTAGGAAACATATTCTTAACTTGGAGAAAGGGAAAAGGAGAGAGAAGAAAAATTGTTGGAACTATTCGTCGCGGTTCCAGCAGTAGTGTTCGCTTTAACTATAACTTGGAGGCAGTACAGGAGGCATACAAGGAAGGATTTTCGCCTTATACCGATTTTCCTGAAATAGATAAAACTTACACCGATAATGTACTTGAGGTGTTTGGACAAAGATTAATTAAGACAGACCGTTCTGACATTAATCGTTTCTTAGATTTCTGGGCAATAAACCCAAAGTTTAAGGATGATAAATACTACATGCTTGCGCATACCCAAGGAATGCTATCGACCGATAACTTTGAGTTTCTAGTAGATTTTCATCCTGTAAAAGACTTATGCTTTATTACCGAAATAAGTGGGCTAACCTCACGCAGTATTCCATCGGAAACAATACAAGTGGGTGATGAATTGCGTTGGGAAGTGGAACCAAAGAATTCCCATGACAAAAATGCAGTTAAGGTTTTCAAAGGTGATAGTGTGTTGGGGTATGTTAAGATAATTCACAACCGAGTGTTTCACAAAAAAAACGGTAACCGGTTAAAAATAAAGGTAAAACAAATAGAAAAGAATGGGCACCTGAACAGAGTATTTATTCAGGTTTCGTTTTAA
- the kdpA gene encoding potassium-transporting ATPase subunit KdpA encodes MTNHDIIQVASFFLALIGLAPILGNYMSNVFSGNKHFMLPLFGWLERITYKLVGINPHEETSWKSYTFALLLFNLTGFIFVFLLQLFQTYLPLNPANLSNVSWHSAFNTAVSFMTNTNWQGYAGETTLSYFVQMVGLTVQNFVSAATGIAVLLALIRGLSRKTTENLGNFWVDLTRSTLYVLLPFSILLSIVLVGQGVVQNFKPYETVQTLQGGQQVIPMGPAASQIAIKQLGTNGGGFFNANSAHPFENPTPFSNFLEMLAILLIPASLTFTYGKMVGSIRQGWTIFTAMLFLLVIGLSISLYAEYSSNPIFGHLPLMEGKETRIGITNSVIWSTSTTAASNGSVNAMHESLSPLSGMVAMINIMLGEVVFGGVGAGLYGMIVFIILTVFIAGLMVGRTPEYLGKKIESFEVKMAIIAVLAPSFVILLFSAWASVSNVGLSSLNNSGPHGLSEILYAYSSAAGNNGSAFAGLNANTIFYNLTLGIGMLIGRFGVIIPVLAIAGNLAGKKITPPSAGTFRTDNWLFAGLLIAVILIVGGLTFFPALSLGPIVEHLLLKSGVTF; translated from the coding sequence ATGACCAATCATGATATTATTCAGGTGGCTTCGTTTTTCTTGGCGCTTATTGGTTTGGCACCAATTCTGGGCAACTACATGAGCAATGTTTTTTCAGGAAATAAACATTTTATGCTACCTCTATTTGGCTGGCTCGAGAGGATAACCTACAAGCTAGTTGGAATTAATCCGCATGAGGAAACAAGCTGGAAGTCATACACCTTTGCGCTGCTACTCTTTAACTTGACAGGATTTATATTTGTTTTTCTTCTGCAGCTCTTTCAGACCTACCTACCCTTAAATCCGGCTAACCTCTCAAACGTATCGTGGCACTCAGCCTTTAATACGGCGGTTAGCTTTATGACCAATACAAACTGGCAAGGCTATGCAGGGGAAACCACGCTAAGCTATTTTGTGCAAATGGTAGGGCTTACGGTGCAGAATTTTGTAAGTGCGGCCACAGGAATAGCCGTATTGCTGGCACTCATCAGGGGATTATCTCGAAAAACCACCGAGAACTTGGGTAATTTTTGGGTGGACCTCACGCGCTCCACGCTATATGTGCTCCTACCCTTTTCAATACTGCTTTCCATAGTATTGGTAGGGCAAGGTGTAGTGCAAAATTTCAAACCTTACGAAACGGTTCAAACATTGCAAGGCGGACAGCAGGTGATCCCGATGGGACCCGCCGCTTCGCAAATTGCCATTAAGCAGCTGGGGACCAACGGTGGCGGTTTTTTCAATGCCAACAGTGCACATCCATTCGAAAACCCAACACCATTCAGCAACTTCCTCGAAATGCTGGCAATCTTGCTTATCCCAGCCTCGTTAACCTTCACCTATGGTAAAATGGTTGGCTCTATCCGCCAGGGTTGGACAATATTCACAGCAATGCTGTTTCTATTGGTTATTGGGCTAAGCATATCGCTATACGCGGAGTATTCATCAAACCCAATTTTTGGACATTTGCCACTGATGGAAGGGAAAGAAACCCGGATAGGAATAACAAACAGCGTAATCTGGTCAACCTCCACAACCGCAGCCTCCAATGGCTCTGTAAATGCAATGCACGAGAGCCTTTCACCTCTTAGCGGTATGGTTGCCATGATAAATATAATGCTTGGAGAGGTTGTTTTTGGTGGTGTTGGAGCCGGTTTGTATGGAATGATAGTATTCATAATTCTTACGGTTTTCATAGCCGGGCTTATGGTGGGCAGAACCCCAGAATATTTAGGGAAAAAGATTGAATCGTTCGAGGTTAAGATGGCCATAATTGCAGTTCTCGCACCAAGCTTCGTAATTCTTCTCTTCTCGGCGTGGGCATCGGTAAGTAATGTAGGTCTATCGAGCCTTAATAATTCGGGGCCACATGGACTCTCGGAGATACTATATGCCTACAGCTCGGCTGCAGGAAACAATGGTAGCGCCTTTGCTGGGTTAAATGCCAATACAATTTTTTACAACCTAACCCTTGGCATTGGAATGTTAATTGGGCGATTTGGCGTAATTATTCCAGTTTTGGCAATTGCCGGAAACTTGGCGGGGAAAAAAATAACGCCACCTTCAGCCGGCACTTTTCGCACCGACAACTGGTTGTTTGCAGGGCTGCTAATTGCAGTAATCCTAATAGTTGGGGGGTTAACATTCTTTCCTGCGCTATCGCTTGGGCCTATTGTTGAGCATCTGTTACTGAAGAGTGGAGTAACCTTTTAA
- a CDS encoding protein-export chaperone SecB encodes MSKPNNASFSFLGYTIQESHIKVSGPELNSVTVTFKPKGIILPKLNQFHLELEINLTESKGNFKIRIKSLGMFEFPKEANIEEYKNSYFVTNAPAILFPYIRAYISSLTALSGIQTVTIPTFNLTPLKADLLKNIVVVEQNIL; translated from the coding sequence ATGAGCAAACCTAACAATGCCTCTTTTAGTTTTCTTGGTTATACAATTCAGGAATCTCACATTAAAGTGTCTGGGCCTGAGTTGAACAGCGTTACTGTGACCTTTAAACCCAAAGGGATAATTCTTCCAAAACTGAATCAATTTCATCTTGAACTGGAGATTAACCTCACGGAATCAAAGGGAAACTTTAAAATCAGAATTAAATCGTTGGGAATGTTTGAATTTCCCAAGGAAGCAAATATTGAAGAATATAAGAATAGCTACTTCGTAACAAATGCTCCTGCCATACTTTTCCCTTACATCAGGGCATATATCTCTAGTTTAACTGCCCTATCAGGTATTCAAACGGTAACCATACCAACCTTTAATCTGACACCATTAAAAGCGGATCTATTAAAAAACATTGTGGTTGTAGAACAAAATATTCTCTAA
- the kdpF gene encoding K(+)-transporting ATPase subunit F, which produces MNAIILLANSNTANSTGYIVGGIVSVFVLAYLVYSLIKPEKF; this is translated from the coding sequence ATGAATGCAATTATCCTTTTAGCAAATTCGAACACAGCGAATTCCACGGGCTATATTGTTGGTGGAATAGTATCGGTGTTTGTTCTTGCCTACCTGGTATACTCCCTTATCAAACCTGAAAAATTTTAG